The DNA window CATGACATGCTCACGAGTAAAATTTAGCATGTCCAATTCAAAATGCTGCTATTCATATTACTGCTGAAGCCTACCAAATGCGGAGCGTAAGATTATTCATGAGCTGCCTTGCAAATTTGTGATTGCTGGGTATGTTAATCATCTTCCCGAATACTAAGGACACACAGCATCTGCAAATGCTTTTCCACGCAATTTATATTTAGCATCTCATATATTTCCATTCGCCATTTCAAATACAATGCTCCGCTGTTAAGCTTCATGGCCGCTTAGAGTCTAATGGATTGGGCTGTCAAATCGAACAACCACGAAAAGCCCAATAGCTCTCTAGGCGCATACCAATGAGCTCAGACaattgatgctgctgatcaAGTCGATTACATTTGCCTGATATGTGTATAGTAACGGCACCCAAGTGTGAAATACATGGTTTGAAAGACCAACCAAAGCGCCCCCACGACATCTCGAATCTAGATCAGAGTCCATTTCTCTTTGGAATGGATAATTATACCTGGCAGTCAAattaagaattatttataGTTGGTTCCAGCCCAAATATTGTCTAGACTAACTAGATTCTAAGGATTTGACTCTCAATCCATGCAGTAGCACGCCGAAGCGAAGGAGCTGAAAAAACAAGCCTCTCATGCAAGGGATATTCTTCTCCCGGCGTGGTCAAATCACAACAGTTGCTTCCTAATAAAACTGCATCTCAGCTTCACCCAAAAAAACTCAGAGACACTCGTACAGTATCCTTGTTAAAATCGTCGTGCTTTTTGCCTCCTTGATCCGGGCTGAGCCGAAATAACTGCTGGTCTAGACAGCGTCCTGACCTGAGACTCGCATTCACCGTCACCTAATGAAACATTGGGAAATGACACATGCAGGCGATGGCCCTCCTTGCATATACGGTGCAGCAGTATTAGGCAAACACAAAAACGTCAAGACTTATTAAATCTTGTCGTAGATCCTTTTACGGGGCTTCCAACGTGTACTTGTTATTATTCAGGTGAGATATCAATGTCTCGGAAAAGGTTATCGGGAGGATCCTTGAAGTGTCCCAAATTTTCTTGGTAATTGTGTGCTGGCCAAAATACGAGACCGGAAAGGCAGCAATGCAATCGTTTATCGACCCCCATCCGACAAGTCTCATCTTTCAGCCGTGCCTAGTGCATctaagaagaggaggatagGGGACTCGAACACGTCGAGCGGTGTTTTGTTCATATCGGCTTAAAGTATCCCTTACATGCGAATATAGGAGCGGTGTATCAAAACACTAACAGACAGGATGGAAACGGCATAGAGAAACGAGGTATCAACATCAGATAGCTGACCCTTTCGCTTCATGGCCAATCACGACATGAACATGCATGTGTGGTAACTGATGTATGCCAAATCTAGGATGAAGAGTAGAAAGTATAAAACACCACGCTTTTGACCACATCCGTTCGCCATCCCTTCTCATCACCAACCTTCACCTCACTCAAGAACAACAGAGTTCCAGTGCTGGCATCATGAAGCACACATTCTCTTCACTGGCCGCCCTGGCCCTGACACTATCTACTTCAGCAGTTGCTTCCCCAGAACCTCAATTATTGGTGCCGGGAATCATCGACACAGTTGAATGTATTGCCGTGAATGTCATTGCCGAGCTCATCATTGGGGATCCGTTGGCAATTGCCTTTTGCGAGGCCGTTGTGCCTCCTACCAAGAGTGTTATCAAGACCAGCTTTACCACCGTTGTGACGCCAACTACGGTGACTGCGACAATCTCCAACAATAACCGCATCCGTCCCACAATCACCAGCCGCACTATAGTGTAAATTTGCCTTGACTATCTCAAACGTATTTATCTGACCCTGAATCGCAGGACAACTACTAGCAGCCTTTGCACACCCAAGCCCTTCCCAACGCCTTTCAAGCGCCACCATCTCCCTCCCATTCCCAACCGCGTTGCTCAGTTCCCTACGCCAGACGTCACAAAGGCCTGCTCGTGCCTGAGTCTCCCGATCCCAACCACTACAGTCACCAGAACCGTCACCATCAACCCCGTCATCGCTGAAACCAAAACCGTCGGTTCCACTGGCATCCTGGACCCGGTCGTCACGACGAGCACAATCACCAGGACCCAGACAGTGAGAGCTTGCCCTGCACCAACTCTCTGCGGTAACCAGGGAATCGAATTTGCGTACTACGCAAAGACTGTCGGCGGCGAATTCTCCGACTTTCACCCCGAAGCCTACAAGGTAAGTTGCAATATCAAAAACTGTAATATGAGTGCTAATACCACGCTCAACAAAtagcttcttcagccacgATATCAAGCAACCACCAATTGCATTGGAGGCATCAGCTTCCAAGACAGCGCCGACAAGAGCATCTACGGCTCCCCTCCACTGCCAGAGTCAAACTTTGTCCTCAACCACCGCGGATACATCTACGCCCGCCAGACCGGCGCCTACACCTTTACTCTTGACAAGGTCGATGACGCTGCCTTTCTCTGGGTTGGTGGAGTGGCATTCTCCGGATGGGCTGCTGCCAATGCCAATTTGAAGGTTGTATACAACAACGGACCTGCGCAGGGCACTTACACCGTGAATCTGCAAGAGGGTCGCTACTATCCATTCCGTATCTTTTACGGCCAAGGGCCGCGCATCGCCGAGTTCGATATCAACGTGAAGGCGCCGGATGGCACCACGTTCTTGTCGTCCAACAGGACTGGATCGCCTTATCTGGTTCGGTTCTCCTGCGATGGGTTTACGGCGCCACGGTTCGATCATGATCCATTTGTCGTATAACTAGTACATCTTGGGATGGATATAATGGTAATGACTCTGCGATATGAGGGTCGGATGATTTCTTGATTTGGATCGCTTCTTTCCTTGGTTGTAGCTTCTGGCCGCAGCTggaggccttttttttttttactatacTTGTTGAATATGAACTCAGAGCTGAAGATATGCTCATTTCCAATTAATCTCCTGGCACTTTGTGACATAGATAATTGCCCCTTCTTAACCAGACTCGACTTTCCTCTGCAGTTAGTAGTAGTAGCCCGTCCCAAGTGCCTCAAAAATCTACAAGAACACAGCTAGCTTGTGACATGTCAAATACAAAGTGGTATTATGTATGACTCACTAGTCTACAAAAGCGAACAGACGTGACGCGATAAACAAACGGGTATGCAGTTAATGAGAAGCAGCGCCGAATAGACTCTCATGCGTATCAAGCCCTCTAATCGTAaagctcctcgtcctcctgtGGCCACTCCACCGGAAACGCCAAATTCTTTCTATGGGgatcctcgtcatcaaacATGAACGCAACGATGCTATTGTCCTTTAGTCCGGCTTCTGTCACAGTGCCGAAAGCATCCTCTCCAACATTCAACGCCTTCCATCCTCTGGAGGGATCGGTAGGCACCCGGAGAACGCCGT is part of the Trichoderma atroviride chromosome 1, complete sequence genome and encodes:
- a CDS encoding uncharacterized protein (EggNog:ENOG41~SECRETED:SignalP(1-21)), translating into MKHTFSSLAALALTLSTSAVASPEPQLLVPGIIDTVECIAVNVIAELIIGDPLAIAFCEAVVPPTKSVIKTSFTTVVTPTTVTATISNNNRIRPTITSRTIVTTTSSLCTPKPFPTPFKRHHLPPIPNRVAQFPTPDVTKACSCLSLPIPTTTVTRTVTINPVIAETKTVGSTGILDPVVTTSTITRTQTVRACPAPTLCGNQGIEFAYYAKTVGGEFSDFHPEAYKLLQPRYQATTNCIGGISFQDSADKSIYGSPPLPESNFVLNHRGYIYARQTGAYTFTLDKVDDAAFLWVGGVAFSGWAAANANLKVVYNNGPAQGTYTVNLQEGRYYPFRIFYGQGPRIAEFDINVKAPDGTTFLSSNRTGSPYLVRFSCDGFTAPRFDHDPFVV